Within bacterium, the genomic segment TCAAGCGCCACCTGCTCTGGGCGGGGGTCGGCTTCGCCGTCATGCTGGGCGTCTGCAGGCTCCGGCTCGAGTGGCTGCAGAAGATGGCCTACCCGATCCTGATTCTCTCGTTTGTGGCGCTGGCCCTGGTTTTCGTTCCGGGAATCGGGCGCGCGGCGGGCGGCGCGCGGAGGTGGGCGGCGCTCGGGCCGATCGTTTTCCAGCCGGCCGAGGTGGCAAAGCTGGGACTGGTCATCTTCCTGGCGCACATTCTCTCGGTAAAAAGCGAGCGCCTGCAGGAGTGGAAGTACGGTTTTTTGCCGCCGGTGGCGGTCATCGCGCTGGTGCTGGCGCTGATCCTGGTGCAGCCGGATCTGGGAACGGCGATTCTCATCGCTGGCGTGAGCGGGTTTCTGCTCTTCATCGCGGGGGCG encodes:
- a CDS encoding FtsW/RodA/SpoVE family cell cycle protein, whose amino-acid sequence is MKLRDMDPVVLFGAVALTAFGVVMMYSASHILALDRFGDPLHFVKRHLLWAGVGFAVMLGVCRLRLEWLQKMAYPILILSFVALALVFVPGIGRAAGGARRWAALGPIVFQPAEVAKLGLVIFLAHILSVKSERLQEWKYGFLPPVAVIALVLALILVQPDLGTAILIAGVSGFLLFIAGA